A stretch of Gadus chalcogrammus isolate NIFS_2021 chromosome 9, NIFS_Gcha_1.0, whole genome shotgun sequence DNA encodes these proteins:
- the ttc38 gene encoding tetratricopeptide repeat protein 38, which produces MLASSFRDCKAWKDEGLPLTTSSNEACKMYDAILSQYVTWRNDETLGGISGCMTAIKEADPNFVMGHVMTNGLELVGTDSSIRLNQRLASAVKTTMELAAAQDITPREKLHAQAVEHLSVGNFPKACSVWESILVEHPTDLLALKFAHDGYFFMGAQVQLRDSVARVLPHWKPHIPLYSYLKGLYSFGLLETHFYDEAEKVAKEGLEMTRNDAWCVHSMAHIHEMKGEVDKGLKFLETTETDWQGCDMLACHNYWHWALYYIEKGDYEAALRVFDNKVKKSLKSTGSMLDKVDACSLLYRLQMEGVCVKDRWREVVQTTLSHTDDHVTVFNDVHFLMASLGAKEGDASQRLLDGLRDLAQNPGDSYHHQLSMKLGVPMCQAMVEYDQGNYSRAVELLQPIRYRLNEIGGSDAQRDVFNLLLIQAAMKSSDKHHNKLARCLLMERDAQRDNSPLTTRLIQRSHALHG; this is translated from the exons ATGCTTGCCTCAAGTTTTAGGGACTGCAAG GCATGGAAGGATGAGGGTCTTCCATTGACAACAAGCAGCAATGAAGCCTGCAAAATGTATGACGCAATACTCTCTCAG TATGTGACCTGGCGTAATGATGAAACTTTGGGCGGAATATCAGGCTGCATGACTGCAATTAAGGAAGCCGATCCAAATTTTG TCATGGGCCATGTGATGACCAACGGTCTTGAGCTGGTGGGGACAGACAGCTCTATCAGGCTCAACCAACGCCTGGCCAGTGCCGTGAAGACCACGATGGAGCTGGCCGCAGCTCAGGACATCACGCCCCGGGAGAAGCTCCACGCCCAGGCTGTGGAGCACCTCTCCGTCGG GAACTTTCCTAAAGCATGTAGTGTATGGGAAAGTATTCTGGTGGAGCACCCCACGGACCTGCTGGCCCTGAAGTTTGCTCATGACGGCTACTTCTTCATGGGTGCCCAGGTTCAGTTGAGAGACTCTGTGGCCCGGGTCCTGCCTCACTGGAAGCCACACATCCCTCTGTACAG CTACCTGAAAGGCCTGTACTCCTTCGGGTTGCTGGAGACTCATTTCTATGACGAAGCAGAGAAAGTTGCCAAAGAG GGTCTGGAGATGACGAGGAACGACGCTTGGTGTGTCCACTCTATGGCCCACATTCATGAGATGAAGGGCGAGGTCGACAAGGGGCTCAAGTTCCTGGAGACCACCGAGACGGACTGGCAG GGATGCGACATGCTGGCCTGTCATAACTACTGGCACTGGGCGTTGTACTATATCGAGAAG GGAGACTATGAAGCTGCACTGAGAGTGTTTGATAATAAG GTGAAAAAAAGCCTTAAATCTACTGGAAGCATGTTGGACAAGGTGGACGCCTGCTCTCTGCTCTACAGACTGCAGATGGAGG gtgtgtgtgtgaaggaccGATGGCGTGAGGTGGTCCAGACCACGCTGTCTCACACTGACGACCACGTGACGGTGTTCAACGACGTCCACTTCCTCATGGCATCTCTTGGGGCCAAGGAGGGCGACGCCTCCCAGCGGCTGCTGGATGGGCTCCGCGACCTGGCCCA AAACCCAGGGGACAGTTACCATCACCAGCTCTCCATGAAGCTGGGCGTCCCCATGTGCCAGGCCATGGTGGAGTATGACCAGGGCAACTACAGCCGCGCCGTGGAGCTGCTGCAGCCCATACGCTACCGCCTGAATGAAATAGGCGGCAGTGATGCACAG CGGGACGTGTTCAACCTGCTGCTCATTCAGGCAGCCATGAAGTCCAGCGACAAGCACCACAACAAACTGGCCAG GTGCCTGCTGATGGAACGAGATGCTCAGAGAGATAACTCCCCACTCACCACTCGTCTGATCCAGAGATCCCATGCACTTCACGGCTAG